Below is a window of Perca fluviatilis chromosome 14, GENO_Pfluv_1.0, whole genome shotgun sequence DNA.
attccccaatgtcttataaagctaaccgttgtgtccgatttgattttaaggcatttttatgaacgcggctctttgtaggaccagcagctgctgctatatgtcccattcattacaatggggaaataccgcggctagctagctactacttcgccataactaaattatatttacagtttgaattctcGCCACTTacataacatcattccccaatgtcttataaagctaaccgttgtgtcgcgatttgattttaaggcattttgcGAAGCGCAAGCGCTCTTTGgcaggaccagcagctgcttgcaatatgtcccattcattacaatggggaaataccgcgctAGCTACGCTTGCCACCGCATAacaaaaattatatttacagtttggaaTTCGTCACGCGCCACTTATtaaacatcattccccaatgtcttataaagctaacagttgtgtccgatttgattttaaggcatttttatgtaCGCGCGGCgtgcgtctttgtaggaccagcagctgcttgctatatattcattacaatggggaaataccgcgagccagctacactgtcgccataactaaattatatttacagtttgaatttcgtcacgccacttatattacatcattccccaatgtcttataaagctaaccgttgtgtccgatttgattttaaggcatttttatgaaccgCGCTCTTTGTAgaacgagcagctgcttgctatatgtcccattcattacaatggggaaatatcgcagcttgctcactttcgccttaactaaagtatatttacagtttgaatttcgcaccggcatgaatattacaggttcctcaaggtcttacaaagcttagctaacacttgtccgatttcggatatcaattgaatgtatttttgtgaatgtcagagttaggaggaggctagctagctctcattgatggactccatctcaccgcggctctatcaatgagactcgcggacaagaggctttatttcccgaATTGTtggtttaaataactcaacacacatacccattataagatttactggaacctgcgggctgcggtaaaagattgcggaaATGGctaagctcgctgacactgcggtcagggtggcgatgtagcaacccaggcagcaccaacccggcactaaactccgacacacagtcggagaaaatttgcgatacgcaattagccatccattttaaaagcggcccatatttgagctttatatggttgattctcgcataaaaaagtttcagaagtgaattttgtaatggaatagcagagatctgcgtgacctagctagattcagaagactacccgtgtctcaggtcagttgtgtagcctatgtaaatattggggcgtgactgttctcttaaggttccggattttgagacgcttgcgtaagcaactcagctttgttgggattcacccgttttcagcggcagtttcaaaatatgagattttcatagtaaagggctGTCAGTGGgacttctatgtatgtcctatttacccaccgaactgtcgttattcaactatgacagggtaaaatcggttttgcattctatcacccctttaaaaacagacttcttttAGCAACCAGTGGagcaccccctgctggaaattagatagaatgcatgTTTAAGGCACTTtggcattggcttcacttttcagggcCGGAATCCTCGTCCGTTATTTTCACAGTCTATGTTCAGTACACACACTAAGCTAAAAAGAAACATGTACTAAActaattttaatataaatggtaaaaatcaaatcaagaaTATTCTAAAATAAGAGCCATTTACGGCTTTTATTACATGGATAACTTTACATAACCTACTTCAGTGGATTTATTCCCCACAGCTCTGACCCAGGACACTAAGATGagtgggctgaaagcaacacactttttatgacatatcaATTTAAAAAACGCATAAGTTAAGTGGCTTTAATGTATGTACTTACCAATGTATGTACTTACCAATGATTAGCATTTGTTTTAAGTCTAGGAACAAAACGGATAAAATATTTAATACAATATCAAGTTTGCTTGTTTCCTATGAATACAAGCCAATGCAAAGTTATTTGGTTTAAATTTAAGGTTACATTGCACTTTGTTCTTGGTTGTTGTAAAATGGTTTACATCACGTGTGAGAGAAATTAAGGATTTGATACCATAAGATGGTGCAACGTTTTCCTTGGATGAATTTTACTGACTTTAGTAATTTAATGTTAACGTTTTCTCTCATCCAATGAAATATTTCAACCTCTACTTCATGGATTAGCAAAATAACAAACATTCCTGGTTAACAGACAAAAAACCCTAATGACTTTGGTCGatgccctgacttttcctctagcgccaccatgagtgGAGTTTGGTTGAGTTCATGGTCTCAACAACTGGTGGATGAACTGCCATGAAATCATGTCCTCTCATGTTGAATTGGAATAACTTTGGCGTTTCTATAATTGTTATTCTTATTCAGAAATGTGTGTCCAATACATTGATTTATGACTACATAGTTGCCAAACTGATTCCCATCatgcctcagctgtactttgttttGGGTGATAATGAAGGCATGTTAGGATGCTAACGTGATGATGAACATTATAAATTATACTTTCTgagtgagcatgttagcatgctgacattagcgtTTAGCTCAAAGCATCGCTGTGCCCGAGTgttcagacaaaacaaaacgcaCGCTGAATTTTAGTGGAAGCATTCCCTTTCTGTCTGAACACACCTTTATTGTTGTTTCATTCTTCATTAATTTAAGAAAGCCAACACTTgagattaaacattaaagaacaTAACCAGTCTGCCATTTTGTCTCTTTATAAATCAGTTAACAGAAGTAAATCATGTATACATGTTGACAATACCACATATAGAATGACTTATCTTGGATTTCTTTTtccaaaatagtaaaaaaaaaaaaaatcatacttAAATTGATTAAAACAAATGTCATGTATACATGTTCAGAATACCACATGTAGACTGAATTATCTTTCAAAAAGCAAACATTCTAAATTCAGAATAAAAGAGATAGAACATAGACTAGAAATTGAAATATTTGGAACCAGATACTTAAttgaaaacaaagacatttCGAAATTTTGACTAACAAAATTGCATATTATACTCAATcagaaagaagaggagaaggaaagaaaaacatgtaaaacCTAAATGCTGACATTAAGACTGAATGATCTTTTGATACGTTGAAAATGAATATTTTGCATCAGAtacttctgaaaaaaaaaatactgtccGTCCTATTATGACAATACCACATAAAGACTGAGTGGTGTTTCACAGAAACACTAAATAAAAAGATAACATTTGGTTAACTGTGCGCATCTTTTCAGTGACAATATAATGGCATTCATCtctcacacaaaaacataaattcaAAGTCTGATTTAATCAAACTAGAAACAATGTGCTGTGCATGTTAGAAACATACTAAATGCACCTAACATGactcaaagtattaaaaaagtATTTACGGTGTCCTCATCAACATAGACAGAGTTAAAGCAGATTTATTAAACATGTTAAATGTGAGCTCAGGTAAAGGTGAGCACTAATTGCAGTGATTTTCTTATATGTTCCTCTTGTAAGCCTTAGTGGTAAAATCACTATGTACTGACAATATCTTCAGCCTTCCATATGAGGAGGATGTGCCCCTCTGTAACTACAGAGCATGTAGTCCCTTACTTGATGTTAAATGACTCCTTGATGCTTGCTTCTGCTTGCTTACGTGTGATATATCGCCACATTAGAGGAATATCAGCAGGCTTTGCATTATATGCTTCagcaaactgcttgttgaaatTTGTCAGAACATATTTCCAGTAGTCGGATGCCTGAAGACTAGCATCTGGAGCAATTCTCCAGTCTTGGAAAAAATCTCTGTAACGCTTGTAAGGGTGCCATTCACCATTTGTAGCATTGCAGCGAAAACGATTGTCACTGATCACCGAGGAAGAGCATACGTCAGTGACAAGTTTTTTTGTCTTATGCCACCTGAAACGACCCAGACCCTCTGGCCGATGTAGTGAAGTCCAGTGCTCAGTGTGGAATCTTCCTCCTGCCTCACAAGGTGCTTTGCAGAATGGACACTGTTTACCACATCCGATCAGTTTGGTGAAAAGCTCGTCCTGAGGATTCACATGAAATTTCTTTAGTTTCATGTGGATGTTTGTTACTTTGAACTTCTGTCCAATAGCTTGTGCCATGTccttcacacacactgtgaGCCAGTGAGCAAACTGTTCCTGGTCAGCATTGTTCAGGATCATGAAAGCCCCAAGAGCATCCTGGGAAATGACCAGTTTATCACCAAGTTCCTGACAGACATTTTTAACGAATGTCTTCAAGTTGCCACtcttttttgttttagctttgtTGATGGCATTATTTATGCTTCTGACACTTGACTGGAGATGTTGATCCTCAAACTTAAACGTTGTAGACTGATTTGAGAAGCGTTCCACTATTTGATTGAGTGTCCATTTCTTCACATACTCCTCATATGAGCAAATATAGCTCTGATACTTTTCAAAGTCATCCTTAGAGAGCAAATCCAGTAAAACTGAATACTGGAAGAACATGCGTGTGCTGAACTGCTGGCTAGTCAACATTTCACCAATGATATCAGGACCCAGGGAACGGTTGACAAAGTCTTCGACTGCAGGCTCCAAGCAGCGGTTCGTGAATTCTTCTGCCTTCTTCTGGCACTGGTCTCGTTGATGGAACACATCTTTAAAGTCAGCTCGAAacttgtctttgttttgattCAGACATCTGTAGGGATCATTCATTTGTATGAAATCTTCATGCATTTTCTGAAACTCTCTGGCTGCAAATCCACAGATGTGCTGTTTCAGGGAAACTTCAAACTCGATCTCTCTCTTAACATCCTGATTGTTTTGCAGCCTCTCATCAATCATCTGTAGGATCTCCTGGATGTAAGTCTCATGgtaattgttctttttttcaaatttttcagTGACAAAATTTGTGCAGTCCATTGAGATATGATCAGCTGTTTTTTGCAAAGCCATTACCTGatcttcaatgttaaaaaacttgCTGACTTTGTTTTTAACCTTCTTGCAAAATCCTTCCGCTATGTATGTGAAAGGCTGAAGTCCACAATCTTTCAGGTTTTTTGACTTAATAATTGACTAACATGACTCCCCTTACGTAATAGATTTTCTCTCAGGTAGTGGGACACACTTGTGATGACATCTGTGGCCTTTTGTTCAGGAAAGGATAGTTCATTTACCATTCGATTCCACATCTTATCAAATTCTTTGTCGAGCTCTTTGTCTGTCATCTGAACTTTTTTCTTCCGACATTGTTCAATCAGTCCACTTACTCTACCCTCTAATTCTTTTGTGTGGTTCTCCTTGATTCTATCAAGTTCTGCCATTCCCTGTCTGATGTCAGCTGCTGCTGTGAGCTGATTAAGCACAGAGCGCTCCATTTCTCGTCGAAGGCTCTTTGCACTGTTTGCAAAGTCCTCTCTGTATTGTTCAACAAGATAGACATGACCCTCTGTTTGCTTGAAGTACTGTGTCAAATTTCCGAGGAGTTTTGTCTCCCATTTAGACAGCACTGTGCAAGCTTCACTTTTCAAACGTGTGAGAAGTTCTCTCATGTCCGATACCTCAGATTTCACAGCAACTGTACCGTAGTTGGAAATTATTGTTTCAGCTTTTGTCACCCATGTGTACATTTCTTTTCTGAATTCCCATTCCCATTTGTTGAATTCTGTGCACAGCCTCATGTATGCATCAGCCACCAGGCTGTTTCTGAAGCTGAAGATGAAGTTTTCATGCTTTACTGCATTCCACAGGCTTTTCATCCACTCTGTAAACTCCAAGATGTCATTGGCAGATGAATCACAACTTCCCAAAATTTTGATTATGTTCTTCTTGAGCTCATATACAGCCTCACTGTACCCTGCATTGACTGGTGCCATTGGTGGGTTTCCATTCCAGAGTCCAGGAATGTACCAGTTCCCAGTGTCTGGACTGTACTCCATCACATCAGTGAAGCTCTtgttctcctctttcttttccatTTTGGCTGCTGCCTGGGTCATCTCATTTAACTGTTGCAAGAGCAGCTTCCTGTCTCGTAAGTTCTTCTCATGGGCTGAAACATCTGACACATTCTGGTGAACAAACTGACATTTGGGCCTTTTGCCAACCTCTTTCATCCTGAGGAAAGCATGCACAACTATTTGTAAGATGTCCTTCATTTCTGTTGAATTCTCCATGGCAATATTGATGATGGTGATATCACTCAGGCCCACAACAAGTGTTGCAAGCTCATTGTCGTGCTCATGGCTATTGTCCAGTTGTGCAAGCTCTGGTGACTTCAAGCCCTCAGTGTCAATGATCACCATGAAGTCACAGTTGAGTTCTTTTTTAAGATCTTCATTAATTCTGATGAGCAACATAAAGGCACCTCGAGTGCATCGTCCACTGCTGACTGCAAACTGCACTCCAAACATGGTGTTGAGGAGAGTGGACTTTCCTGTGCTCTGCACTCCAAGGACTGTGACTACCAGTATCTTGTTCTTAGGAGACACCAAGTCATTGAGCTGAGAGAGAACGTCACTCACCCATCGGAGAGGTATGTTGGATGCATCTCCATCTACAAGCTCAAGAGGGAATCCATCAAGTAACAATTCTGCACAAAGTCTGGGCAGATGCTGTAATTGTTGACGTGATTGGTCGGTTTCTGGAAGGGAAAGTGAAGCTTCATAGATCTGACCCATTTCACGGAAGAAGTGTTCAGTCCCCAGTGAGCTGTTGGAAAGTTGTTTGTCAATATCTTTGATCTCCTCTTTGTTCTCTGaatttttgcatttttctttgtaCTGCTCCCTGAGACCAGACAGTTTTTCTCGAGACACATTATTGAGGTTCATTCGCATCCATTTCAGGAAATAGCTCCTTTCCATCCCTGGGCTTGATATTGCGTTGATGAAACATGTCATTGCATTTGACATGTCATGAGAGTTCTGTTTTTTCCGAAGTTCTGTTTTCTGTACCTGAAGAtcacttttgtatttttctatgTCCTCAGATCCAACTTTTCGAAGCCGAAATTCTTCCTTCTCTAAGCAAGTCAGTTCCTTCCATATTTGGCCTTGTAAGGGCAGCTGAGCTTCTTTGTATTTAAGGATGTCTTGAATTTCTTCACTGATAGCATCTGCATTTTTCTTGGCAGCCTGGCACTCTGAAGAGTCTTCATCAACCCAGATTCCCAGTTCATGGGCGATGTCAGCCATCTGCTCAATTCGCATCTTCATCTTTGAGTTCTCAACAACATTGCTGACTGTTTTCCGCAGGGTTTTGACAAAGTCTGCATCATTCATGTGCTTAGCCTTCAAAACGATGTTGCTGTTAGTTAAGCCCAACTTGGTTGCTACCTTCTTTAGAGCATTTAAGTTGAAATGCTTGCTTTGATGGTTACCCACCAAGAAGATCTGTGCCTTGTGGTGTTGGTTGGTAAGCAGCTCACATTTAGAGTCCCACTTGTCAAAGAACACAAAAACTGCTGCAGATGTctgacacaaaaaagaaaattgtgttTCAAACATAGCAATGTCCCCACGAAGGTTAGCTACAGCTACTGGCTCACTGAAAACATCCATGTTTTTGTTCCCACATGGAAGGTACCAAGTAATTTCAGCCAGTCCGTTGGATATTCTTCTTGGGCTGTCACCACACTCCATATTATGATGAACAAAGGTATCATGGTACTGCTGGGAATTGCTCAGAAGCTTATTGAGGATCTCTGACTTGGACATTGAGCATTCACCCAGTCTCACAAAAGATATCATCGGAAGTTCAGAGAGAACAATTCTTTGTTCAATGAATCCCTTGGATTGTAAAAGTGACTGAGGTCTGTACTTTTTAACAATGTCTCTCATGGCCCAAAGCATGAGTGTGCACTGATTTGTGTCACAATTAGGAAGCAACAGAGGAACGGAAAACTGACACATGGACATTTTGAGGGCCATTTCCTGCATTACAAAACCATCAGAACACAGAAAGAGAGCAGTGATCATGTCAAGGGGGTTTAGCATGTCACCTGAATATAGACTGTTGACCAGATTATCAAGATCTAACTCTGTATTCCCTGACGGATCATTATAGTTGGACTCACATACTGATGTACATTTCACATTCCTAGCTGTCACATTAACCATCATCAGTTTCTTTAGAAAATACCATGGAAGATCTGAATTACACTTAGCAGGTTCATCAGTAATGTTCTTCTCATCAATCTGAAGTATTGTGCTCAGGGATAGCTTCTCTGTGTAGTGCTGCTCCAACCCCAGATCCTCCAATTGGCCTTCTAGGTGTGTCTCTGTAGACATGAAAATTAAATGATAATCCCATCACTGGTTATTTCAATAGTCCATAGTACTGATCCAATTTAATTTTAACATATACTCAGTTGACAGTGTACACCTAAAACTCATGTGGTTTAATACAACAGCCTTGCACTCTACTAACCTTCACaatgttatgttgttttgaGTGGTGTTTATTCAACTTTCATTACATTCTAATGTATACCT
It encodes the following:
- the LOC120573625 gene encoding LOW QUALITY PROTEIN: up-regulator of cell proliferation-like (The sequence of the model RefSeq protein was modified relative to this genomic sequence to represent the inferred CDS: inserted 1 base in 1 codon), with product MAESVPTMENSDEEDLGRISKPTVTSVHTKTHLEGQLEDLGLEQHYTEKLSLSTILQIDEKNITDEPAKCNSDLPWYFLKKLMMVNVTARNVKCTSVCESNYNDPSGNTELDLDNLVNSLYSGDMLNPLDMITALFLCSDGFVMQEMALKMSMCQFSVPLLLPNCDTNQCTLMLWAMRDIVKKYRPQSLLQSKGFIEQRIVLSELPMISFVRLGECSMSKSEILNKLLSNSQQYHDTFVHHNMECGDSPRRISNGLAEITWYLPCGNKNMDVFSEPVAVANLRGDIAMFETQFSFLCQTSAAVFVFFDKWDSKCELLTNQHHKAQIFLVGNHQSKHFNLNALKKVATKLGLTNSNIVLKAKHMNDADFVKTLRKTVSNVVENSKMKMRIEQMADIAHELGIWVDEDSSECQAAKKNADAISEEIQDILKYKEAQLPLQGQIWKELTCLEKEEFRLRKVGSEDIEKYKSDLQVQKTELRKKQNSHDMSNAMTCFINAISSPGMERSYFLKWMRMNLNNVSREKLSGLREQYKEKCKNSENKEEIKDIDKQLSNSSLGTEHFFREMGQIYEASLSLPETDQSRQQLQHLPRLCAELLLDGFPLELVDGDASNIPLRWVSDVLSQLNDLVSPKNKILVVTVLGVQSTGKSTLLNTMFGVQFAVSSGRCTRGAFMLLIRINEDLKKELNCDFMVIIDTEGLKSPELAQLDNSHEHDNELATLVVGLSDITIINIAMENSTEMKDILQIVVHAFLRMKEVGKRPKCQFVHQNVSDVSAHEKNLRDRKLLLQQLNEMTQAAAKMEKKEENKSFTDVMEYSPDTGNWYIPGLWNGNPPMAPVNAGYSEAVYELKKNIIKILGSCDSSANDILEFTEWMKSLWNAVKHENFIFSFRNSLVADAYMRLCTEFNKWEWEFRKEMYTWVTKAETIISNYGTVAVKSEVSDMRELLTRLKSEACTVLSKWETKLLGNLTQYFKQTEGHVYLVEQYREDFANSAKSLRREMERSVLNQLTAAADIRQGMAELDRIKENHTKELEGRVSGLIEQCRKKKVQMTDKELDKEFDKMWNRMVNELSFPEQKATDVITSVSHYLRENLLRKGSHVSQLLSQKXLKDCGLQPFTYIAEGFCKKVKNKVSKFFNIEDQVMALQKTADHISMDCTNFVTEKFEKKNNYHETYIQEILQMIDERLQNNQDVKREIEFEVSLKQHICGFAAREFQKMHEDFIQMNDPYRCLNQNKDKFRADFKDVFHQRDQCQKKAEEFTNRCLEPAVEDFVNRSLGPDIIGEMLTSQQFSTRMFFQYSVLLDLLSKDDFEKYQSYICSYEEYVKKWTLNQIVERFSNQSTTFKFEDQHLQSSVRSINNAINKAKTKKSGNLKTFVKNVCQELGDKLVISQDALGAFMILNNADQEQFAHWLTVCVKDMAQAIGQKFKVTNIHMKLKKFHVNPQDELFTKLIGCGKQCPFCKAPCEAGGRFHTEHWTSLHRPEGLGRFRWHKTKKLVTDVCSSSVISDNRFRCNATNGEWHPYKRYRDFFQDWRIAPDASLQASDYWKYVLTNFNKQFAEAYNAKPADIPLMWRYITRKQAEASIKESFNIK